The proteins below come from a single Pedobacter aquae genomic window:
- a CDS encoding TlpA family protein disulfide reductase yields the protein MQIGDSIPQTLWDLKLQTFNHPEGKNTITLNEYKGKLIILDFWATWCGSCIAAMPKLDSLQQQFSKDIMILPLSKETKQKLSTFITNNEKLQKLSLTYVAEEQALHQAFPHQIVPHVVWIGKDAKVLHISSSAGVNKQQLSNALAGKAFKESIKADLLNFNRYESLPAHAPLLTASKLTAYLKGAPSYLGWPKNQDTLRYFATNASRLSLYALYSPMLLEMPRNQLIFEGGLLAQDFLALGTAKEASLYCFELLLNPSLKDKASAIIKQQLDGSFGLQTQYEKRSMPCYIIKSKGAPLPYPQQPKNSLAGWLRLYNKESAHIPILNESGQQPNIPKLAVNATVVEINEALATVGLYLQEAERTLEVFVFKPDQTPTR from the coding sequence TTGCAAATAGGAGACAGCATCCCTCAAACCTTATGGGATTTAAAGCTGCAAACCTTTAACCACCCTGAGGGCAAAAACACCATCACTTTAAATGAGTATAAAGGCAAACTCATCATCTTAGATTTTTGGGCTACTTGGTGTGGCAGCTGCATTGCAGCCATGCCCAAATTAGATAGTTTACAGCAGCAGTTTAGCAAAGACATCATGATCTTGCCTTTAAGCAAAGAGACTAAGCAAAAGCTAAGCACTTTTATAACTAATAATGAAAAGCTACAAAAGCTGTCTTTAACTTATGTTGCCGAGGAGCAAGCCTTGCATCAGGCTTTTCCACATCAGATAGTCCCTCATGTGGTATGGATAGGTAAAGATGCTAAGGTTTTACACATCAGCAGTAGTGCTGGTGTAAACAAACAGCAATTAAGCAATGCTTTGGCAGGCAAAGCTTTTAAAGAAAGCATCAAAGCAGATTTACTAAACTTTAACCGCTATGAAAGTTTACCTGCACATGCTCCGCTTTTAACAGCAAGCAAGCTTACCGCTTATTTAAAAGGTGCACCATCTTATTTGGGATGGCCTAAAAACCAAGATACCCTACGCTATTTCGCTACCAATGCCAGTAGGCTATCGCTATATGCACTTTATAGCCCCATGCTTTTAGAGATGCCTAGAAATCAACTCATCTTTGAGGGAGGCCTGCTTGCTCAAGATTTCCTAGCTCTAGGAACGGCAAAAGAAGCAAGCCTTTATTGTTTTGAGCTGCTGTTAAACCCTAGCTTAAAGGATAAAGCATCCGCTATCATCAAACAGCAATTAGACGGCAGCTTTGGGCTACAAACCCAGTATGAAAAGAGGAGCATGCCTTGCTATATCATCAAAAGTAAAGGAGCGCCATTACCATATCCTCAGCAGCCTAAAAATAGCTTAGCAGGCTGGCTACGATTGTATAATAAAGAATCAGCACATATCCCCATCCTCAATGAAAGTGGGCAACAGCCTAACATCCCTAAGCTGGCAGTAAATGCAACAGTGGTAGAAATTAATGAAGCACTGGCAACAGTGGGCCTTTACCTGCAAGAAGCAGAAAGAACATTAGAAGTATTTGTATTTAAACCTGATCAAACCCCTACACGATGA
- a CDS encoding carboxypeptidase-like regulatory domain-containing protein, translating to MKKKLTLIILLLLPATLMAWQASISGKVSSINHNEPLAGVIIKVKGSPQVTTTDSLGKFSIRVNQENEVLELSYLGFKPLSVNAKIGQVLSLQLSPDINALQEVVVSTGLQRLPKERSTGSFVQINQELLIGR from the coding sequence ATGAAGAAAAAATTAACGCTTATCATCCTATTATTACTACCTGCCACCCTCATGGCTTGGCAAGCCAGCATCAGCGGCAAGGTAAGCAGTATCAACCATAACGAGCCTCTGGCAGGCGTCATCATCAAAGTTAAAGGAAGTCCGCAAGTCACTACCACAGATAGCTTAGGTAAATTCAGCATCAGGGTAAATCAAGAGAACGAGGTATTAGAGCTAAGCTACCTAGGTTTCAAACCGCTTAGCGTCAATGCTAAAATAGGGCAGGTTTTAAGCCTACAACTCAGCCCAGATATCAATGCCTTACAAGAAGTAGTAGTATCAACAGGCTTGCAACGCTTACCTAAAGAACGCTCAACAGGTTCTTTTGTACAAATCAATCAAGAGCTTTTGATAGGCAGGTAA